A DNA window from Hypanus sabinus isolate sHypSab1 chromosome X2 unlocalized genomic scaffold, sHypSab1.hap1 SUPER_X2_unloc_21, whole genome shotgun sequence contains the following coding sequences:
- the LOC132385781 gene encoding uncharacterized protein LOC132385781 → MRWVTSPDSSHKEGRSPLSSGSYIAERAEPGPEGVSRLHEQVMAFPQSQNTAPDIPKVQPSSACWGQPFDSLHPDDKLHAWFTDGSSRWKGGDHCGQRQHFILPRAKFTTEMEGGSSQLAVLAAVALPLQNTTGPIHIYTDSWANGIAVWMGTGCIPALTPSSRHHNRDRVPLDLTYHPTSLRIQHVILRKLRHRQQDPITKHIFHLRSVHRNRQDLPVATHFNSASHSHSDMSIHGLLYCHDEAKPRLEEQHLIYRLGSLQPFGLNIEFSHSRCT, encoded by the exons ATGCGATGGGTCACGTCCCCTGATTCCTCCCACAAAGAGGGCCGTTCTCCATTGTCAAGTGGAAGCTACATTGCGGAGCGGGCTGAACCCGGTCCTGAAGGGGTCAGCCGCCTCCATGAACAAGTCATGGCTTTCCCCCAGTCCCAGAACACTGCCCCGGACATCCCCAAG GTACAACCCTCCTCAGCGTGTTGGGGTCAACCCTTCGATTCCCTCCATCCCGACGACAAACTGCACGCCTGGTTCACAGACGGCTCCAGCCGCTGGAAAGGGGGAGACCATTGTGGACAGCGGCAGCACTTCATCCTGCCACGGGCAAAATTTACCACAGAGATGGAGGGGGGTTCCAGTCAACTTGCCGTGCTGGCAGCAGtagccctccccctccaaaaCACCACCGGACCAATCCACATCTACACTGACTCCTGGGCTAATGGCATTGCGGTGTGGATGGGCACCGGATGCATtccggccctcaccccatcttcccgtcaccacaacagggaccgtgttcccctcgacctcacctaccaccccaccagcctccggatccagcatgtTATCCTCCGCAAACTCCGCCACCGACAACAGGACCCcatcactaagcacatctttcacctccgctccgtccaccgcaacagacaggatctcccagttgccacccacttcaactctgcttcccattcccattcggatatgtccatacatggcctcctctactgccatgatgaggctaaacccaggttagaggagcaacacctcatataccgtctgggtagtctccagccctttggtctgaacattgaattctcacaTTCACGTTGTACCTAA